The genomic window attaaatattcagGCCTAATTGTTGGAGTATTATTTCATAGGctaattcaattaaacaaaatttagtatgaaaataattatatttataaacaataacaataggTAGACATTATCACACTTGTACTTAGTATTGATGAATTGTGAAAGTAAACAGATTAATCATCGAACATATTTTGAACATCAGTACTGATAGTCAATTCAGCGGAATTAGGAATGGTGTCGTTTTCATAAAGCTGGCTATCTTCATGACTGAGTTTCATCTTCATAGGTGCTTGCACTATTTTCTTCCTTCAGTATAAAACTGACTTGCTTCTCCATAATCAAACATAATACTTGGTTGTTATCACATTTAGCCAAATCTGATTTAAATTTACGCATCCAATCATTGTAGTCTTTAGGGTCAGACTTAAGAAATTCAGATCTCAAATGTTTCATAGCATCTAATGCTTTAGTATAGTTTccatcaatattattgtaaattcaaACTTTCAATTGCTTTTTATCATTCCTGGAGCCAACTCGGACAAAGGTTTATTCTTGCCTTGAAGCACTTTGAAGTCTTCAACAGGATTAATGGTACTTATTTTGTGAATGTTGTCAACTTCATTCTCATTAATAGGCAATTGAACTTTCGGCATGTTTGGAATGTCTGTGGTATCTGGTTGGAAGTCACCAAGTGGTGCTTGAATCTGATCAATATCCAAGACAACATTCTTGTTTTTCCTCTTCTTCACTTCTACTTTGTTTAATGTGAATAAACTCTTAATTTTCTCTATAGGTTTTCGTGCATTCTCTTCTAGCAAGGGAGGCACTTGGAAGAGACTCATGACTTCCTCTCTTGGTTTAGGTAAGGGTTTACCAGGATTTAATGCTCGGAATGCTATGCAATCTAGCACATACTGGGCTGCAGGGCTGATACACTCAGCTATAGGGAAAGCTTCCTTATCATCATATGTGTCATCATAAGCCTGCGTCAAGTCCATGgcattaattaaatctttaaaagcATTGACTTGTTCGGGGGTGcaagaatacttttttaaattggttgcTGGGAATGACATTTGCTTTATCTCCTCCTTGTAACTCAAAGCAATCATTGAGAGACagacataattatttgtatcaatAACAGGCATTAATGCAAACATTTTGGGTGCATTATTATTGTTGTGAACTTTTCTAACAATCCCAACAAGATTTAGTTCATGCAGGCATTCCACAAGGCATCTGATAGCTTTCTGTGCATTCTTATCACCTTTCCTGGCAAATACATAAGACAGACCATCACCAGTTAAATTCTGCCAACTGATATTATCAGCATGAGTGAAACCATACACAGACAGGCATTTCTCTCCGGGCTGGTACAGCATTGTTTATCCAAGTCAGTAAAAGGTATGATGGTTTGGCCATAGTGATAGCCTTGGATTTTATCCTGAATCTTAACAGTACTTTGGTTTTCTGGATTAAtgtattcttttcttttttccacTGCTTCAAATGTGCTGGCTGTAGATGTAACGGGATCTTTGACAGCTTTTTTCCAAGTTTTGACAACCGGTTCATCTCTGAGTTTGATGAATGTAGATACAGGGATTTTTATGTTTGGGCCAATACTTAGGTCTACATTCCAAGGTGAGGCATTGACAATTTTCTTTCTGTGGAAGAGTAGTTCATGCTTCATGATGCTGTCTAGTGTTGATGTTGCACCATCTGTAGCCTCCACAAACTGTCTGGCTAGAGCAGTATCTTCACTGTCATTCTCCTTGGAGTATATGTCTGGACCAACTACAAAAACTTCATAGCCCTCTTCTTTGAAACCATTCAAGACCTGAAAATTTGGATGAAATTAAGAAAGAATATAATACTTACATGCTGCTTTCCAAAATTATGTCTTCTGGAAGAAATTTCTCTTCAGGAAGATGTTTGAATGCttctaacaattaattaaatattaatttttgaactACTAAACACATGCTTTATAAAGAATAATAAGTAGTTACTTGCTACCAAGTAGTTACTcccaaataataatgaatatctGACAATGCattctgtaaaattaaatgagttttCTGCAGCAATCACTATGAACCACTTATTTACTTGACaatgtatatatatatgcagaaataatactaaacatttatttaacacttgAAACATAATTACCTCTTCAAGATTATCAGGATCAAATGAGGTCttccttttaaaattagtcatcaatattattttcttacttgCAAACTTCACACCACTGattatattcttataataatcAGCTGCTACTATTAATGAATCAAACCAATCACCTCTGGTTTCTGACGGCTGAAATAATGGgagaaagtaattattaagttgaaaggtataataatattttatgtaatactgCAGGCTGAAAATTATTCAAGATGTTATAAGTTCTGTAATGTTCGAAAGAAATTGTCgcaaagatgtttttatttttaataatacaataatctTTGCAACAATTAAGTTGGTCTGATGACTCTGATTAGAATCTCTTTTCAAATTGAGTAGAGTGCCATTTAAGTTAAGGTACATGTTTTGTCCTGAACTTATTGGTTCAGTTATGTACGTAAAAAGTTGGacaattgcattttttatacacaaacatattaaataaataaacgaatcatcattgatgttttaaattacaagtatctttttatttcaaccaaGTTTTTAGACATTACTCACCAAGATAACCACCTTCTTGAGTAACTTATCAAATGTAGTTTGATATTCATAAGTGTACAACAAGAACTGCCTTTTATGTTTATCTCTTATTGATCatcattgtttgttttcccttaataaataaataaactaagtatTACCAACCTTGTCCGGTAAATTCCTTATCATTTTCCAAGTAGGTGTCTGCATTTCAGATAAAACTTCAATGTGTTTAAAAGCACCATCATATTGTTTTGCCATATTATTGTTGGTTGTTTTAGAACCTAATAGAATGACACCGACTAAGTCTTTACCATCGCTTAATATTTTGCGTTCTATAATACGACCTGTGCATCCTTTTGCTCTTTCaaagaaacttttttcattttcttctttaGTGTTTACATTTCTTCCTACGTCCAGTACGATCATTGTACCTTGAGATAAACTGCGTGCCATTTTGTCACCTGCTTATAAATACTATTAGcagatttaatttactttttcttatttttgttttcccggcaagtatgtaaaattttactactataaaatcaaaacaagtaACGACAAGTTTGACAGTTTTGACACTGGTGATgtcatttataacaaatatatgaGCTAGATACTGGCTTTTTCACACATCTGCCGTAGCCTCTGAATTCAGAAGCCAGAAGTACAAGGTAGAAAAGACTTCAAAATTATGGTAGTTTAAGCTAAGTAACCTCATGGTCGCTCGTCGCTCGCAATCTGATCACgcgtttttaaatttcccgcgtgCGATTGCGTGCGGTTACGCCTTAATGAGGTATTCTTAATTTACGCTGCTGTATTCCAAAACTGAGATCATGTTATAAAACCACTAACATTCgctgataaaacattttttgatactaaattgatttattgattggttcattacatttattgcacgtaattaataattttatatttgacaccaataaaaatattttatagagttatttaccgataaaaatattgaaatttagattttgattCAGTTTGTTGTTGTGTCAGTCTATGAAGTGTAAGATTATAGTATCATCTGtggtaataaaaaagttaaaacccTATCGTCGATcgattgtttattgttgttgtgtcagaaaataaaataattgtttacattaataaaaataagaataacaaatacttacaatgattatttatatttgcctcgtttcttttattttctggaCTGGTTATAAATTCATGTTTACTTAATTTCCCTATATTGGCTTATAtcaaaatgtgaattaattataatttgtatgcCATAATAGTAGAATAAATAATGCGATAGTTATCAACAATGTCGAATTTTGCAAATAGAAGTAAGATCTTCAGTGAAATGatgaagttttcttttcacCACAGAGCATTTTATTGTTACCTGGGAATGAGTGTTTGgatcttatttttaatcacaggtatttttattgcacaTCAAGTTgccaaaaagtaataaataatattaaattgtgattgttatttcttatattctttTATGGGAAGTAGTATCCACCCAGGCCTCATAACAACctttagtaaaaaaagttttgttttacaattaaaaatgtgttaatacaACCTAAGTGATACTATACCTCTTTTGCATTTTTGTGATATCCATAtgcatttaataataagaaatgaAATTGTCTGTACTTCCTTTGTTTAGGTACATTAAAAAGGCTTAATAATCTTGGcgtactaattattttaaatcactcaatgttaaataaaaaaaaatcatagctATAATCAAATGAAgttgtataatttttttcagtaatgtaTAAATACATGTCATTGGGGGAAGAAACTATTGCAGTGAAGAAAGTCATACAAAATGAATACATATCTAAGAGTGATGCTAAGTTCAGAAGGATTTACCTGAGAGCCTGCAGCCCACCCGACAGTATAGTCAGAGGATCTGAAGgtagaaataaaactttattcaagTTAGACATAAACACCTAcctattacttttattaaaataaaacttttaagaaaaaatacctattgACTTGTTAATGtcttaatcaatttttattactCATGTGTAAGAATATTCCATGTATTTCATCTTATATACAGAGTAATTAAATAGGTTAAACAGCTTACTCTGTTCAGGAGCTATGTTAccacagacggacagacagatagatagacaAAGAGTTATGTCTGCATCAGAGTTAGGTCATTTAGtcaatattttctgtttaacTATACTAAATAAACATGCAAAAATGTAGTTTAGAATTTCAGTACCAAAACTAACAATACATTCAAATTTTCAGCTGTTGTTGACAGTGACACATGGTTGCTACAAGGCGCCCTGGTTGTGACCCGACATGGGGACAGGGGACCTTTGACACACCTTAAAAATGGAGACAAGTTACCCTGTGATGCTCATCCCCCTCACCGCTACTAAAAAGGTATTATTACATAGATTTACTATTGTATGCCTACAAGGATATCTTTTGCCCAAAGAGAAAGCCGAGATACAGTTTGATGCTGAGTTAAGATTAACTCCTTGTCTACAAGATGTCAGCCAAGGGGTCAACCACAGTTCCTTGAAACAGTCCAACTTCAGTGGTtacgaaatatattatgtttgacGTATGACGTATGTTTGTATGAGACTAGATAGTGTTGATCGAatgtgtattattattgttgtaaaaatgtttacctTCATCGCTAAACCGCCGGAAAAACATTACACGTTGCTAGGCCCAAAGAAACAAGGCCAGAGTGGCGCTGAGCAGGCGCGAACATTCCCGTGGTTCTGGCTAAAGTGCGAAGCGTTTCACTACGGCAAAAAAAGAAAGGCCAAAAGCCAAGCTGAAGAAATAATTAGCTTTAACAGATGGTGAATTCTTCTTCTCTCTCTAGTGTAAACGTGTGTACATGTATACCTGTAAATTGTATCTGTAATAATTTTCTTGATGTACCAGTTACGAGGAGTACGTGGCTAACGCCAGTTCGTCGGGTCGCGCGTGGTGGGTGTCGGTGGCGGGCCCCTTCCACAACTTCCCGTCGCTGCCCGTGCGCACGGCCGGCACTCGCTGCGCGCTCGGACAGCTCACGCCGCGCGGCTTGCTGCAAATGATCACTGTTGGTATGTTGAGTCGCtcgttcgatcctcgcgtaggataagcatttatGTGAGCCCCGAacattctgggtgtctttgtgcacgtggtttgaatatttgtaatagCCCGGGGACCATgactaaattccttattgcgagAGTAGTTTTCTTTAATGAAATTCCTTTATAAAGAAAGGTTAATTTGAGGGCAAAAACGCGAGTAGTTATTTTTGTTCAGAATGTGATTGTTAGTAGttcttaattttgtataattcaGATATTGTtctgaaagaattaaaaatgttgttttatgtttctAGGTAAAATCTTAAAGGAGGCTTACGGGGAGAAGTTGAACCTGGATGTGGTAGATCCTCAAGGGAAGAAAGACTCAGGTACGTAGTTTTCACAAGAAATTAGGTTTTACCCTGCCTTACTAGGAAATGTGTTACGATATGGGGGAAATACTAAAATAGAAGTTCGTATTTTAAAGTTCTATGgttattagtttaaaaaaacaggaCAAAAGCGCATAACACGCATTACCCTTAAATTTGTAAGGTAGCTTGAAATTTCGTCCAGATTGAAGAGGGTTCggtctaaggggtatcgtgttaccctaGTATCTGGGTTGAGAAGGCCAGATAgtcagttgctccttgtaaaacactggtatttagctgaatccggttagactgtaagccgacctcaacatagttgctGATGTGGTGTGGTGTGGAAACTGGAAAAGCTATATTatgatgctgatgatgatgtggTGTGGTGTGTGATGCTGCAGGGCTGGTGGTGTCGTACAGCACCCGCTACCGGCGCACGTTCCAGTCGCTGGCGGCGCTGTGGtgg from Trichoplusia ni isolate ovarian cell line Hi5 unplaced genomic scaffold, tn1 tig00003675, whole genome shotgun sequence includes these protein-coding regions:
- the LOC113508042 gene encoding X-ray repair cross-complementing protein 5-like, which codes for MARSLSQGTMIVLDVGRNVNTKEENEKSFFERAKGCTGRIIERKILSDGKDLVGVILLGSKTTNNNMAKQYDGAFKHIEVLSEMQTPTWKMIRNLPDKPSETRGDWFDSLIVAADYYKNIISGVKFASKKIILMTNFKRKTSFDPDNLEEVLNGFKEEGYEVFVVGPDIYSKENDSEDTALARQFVEATDGATSTLDSIMKHELLFHRKKIVNASPWNVDLSIGPNIKIPVSTFIKLRDEPVVKTWKKAVKDPVTSTASTFEAVEKRKEYINPENQSTVKIQDKIQGYHYGQTIIPFTDLD
- the LOC113508041 gene encoding X-ray repair cross-complementing protein 5-like; translated protein: MLYQPGEKCLSVYGFTHADNISWQNLTGDGLSYVFARKGDKNAQKAIRCLVECLHELNLVGIVRKVHNNNNAPKMFALMPVIDTNNYVCLSMIALSYKEEIKQMSFPATNLKKYSCTPEQVNAFKDLINAMDLTQAYDDTYDDKEAFPIAECISPAAQYVLDCIAFRALNPGKPLPKPREEVMSLFQVPPLLEENARKPIEKIKSLFTLNKVEVKKRKNKNVVLDIDQIQAPLGDFQPDTTDIPNMPKVQLPINENEVDNIHKISTINPVEDFKVLQGKNKPLSELAPGMIKSN